The following are encoded in a window of Nakamurella sp. A5-74 genomic DNA:
- a CDS encoding aryldialkylphosphatase codes for MTPVIRTVLGDVDPASLGPTDYHEHLFQRTPLLPGDDLDDARASGAEAALLHAAGAAAIVDATPIGLGRRPAETAAISQATGLTVVHVTGVHRGAHYPADFPLLSAPVDELVERFASDLLHGMDSTQVRAGVVKVGVSLWEFTDFERRALQAAGSLGARWGVPLMVHLESGSAAHEVLDVLAAAGCPPERVALAHADRNPDPHLHGELASRGAYLGYDGAARHQRWPDSVLIDCLRAVVDAGHVDRLLLGGDVARRRRYVSYGGMPGLAYLFDRFLPRVRAAVGDLATDRILIDNPSHWLRWEPPMTNGS; via the coding sequence GTGACGCCGGTGATCCGCACGGTGCTCGGCGATGTCGATCCGGCCTCGCTGGGCCCGACCGATTACCACGAGCACCTTTTCCAGCGGACGCCGCTGCTGCCGGGAGACGACCTCGACGACGCGCGCGCCAGTGGAGCGGAGGCCGCCCTGCTGCACGCGGCGGGTGCAGCGGCCATCGTCGATGCGACGCCCATCGGACTCGGTCGCCGGCCGGCGGAGACGGCGGCGATCTCGCAGGCAACGGGACTCACGGTCGTGCACGTCACCGGGGTGCATCGCGGCGCGCACTATCCGGCCGACTTCCCGCTCCTGTCAGCCCCGGTCGACGAGTTGGTGGAGCGATTCGCATCGGACCTGCTGCACGGCATGGACTCGACCCAGGTACGGGCCGGGGTGGTGAAGGTCGGCGTGAGCCTGTGGGAGTTCACCGACTTCGAACGCCGCGCCCTGCAGGCGGCCGGCAGTCTGGGCGCTCGGTGGGGGGTGCCGTTGATGGTGCATCTGGAGAGCGGCAGCGCGGCGCACGAGGTACTGGACGTGTTGGCCGCGGCCGGATGCCCGCCGGAGCGGGTCGCCCTGGCGCACGCCGATCGCAATCCGGATCCCCACCTGCACGGCGAGTTGGCCTCCCGCGGTGCCTACCTGGGGTACGACGGCGCCGCCCGGCACCAGCGGTGGCCCGATTCCGTGTTGATCGACTGCCTGCGGGCCGTGGTGGACGCCGGCCACGTCGACCGACTCCTGCTGGGCGGGGATGTCGCACGCCGCCGCCGCTACGTCAGCTACGGCGGGATGCCCGGCCTGGCCTACCTCTTCGACCGCTTCCTGCCGCGGGTCCGCGCCGCTGTCGGCGATCTCGCCACCGACCGTATCCTCATCGACAATCCCTCGCACTGGCTGCGATGGGAACCACCCATGACGAACGGAAGCTGA
- a CDS encoding FGGY-family carbohydrate kinase, translated as MIIAHDLGTTGNKASLHRDDGSTVHAVTVSYPVDFRVGGIAEQDPLTWWNAVGEATRSLLAVTGVGPSEVSVVGMSGQMMGAVFLDGNHRPVRPAMIWADHRSVAQAVELQRRVGMAAGYVELGHRIDPTYSLTKVMWLRDHEPDSFRRTRYVCQAKDYVVALMTGTLVTDPSDASSTNAYAQRTGVWSTLLLDAAGIEAELFPPIVPATTVVGGLTAPAAAHLGLVQGTAVVIGGGDGPMAATGAGVIAASDPPYVSMGSSSWISCAATSPLHDPQMRTMTFDHVVPGHYVPTATMQAGGASLSWVMDLFGGTDEVYARLLAEAAGVSAADEDLFFLPHLLGERSPYWNPRVAGGFIGVKRHHGPAHLVRAVLEGVAFNLRTCKDALTDNGITVGAMDVIGGGARSDTWMQIFADVWQVPVRRRSIVEEANSLGAAITAAVGVGLVPGFDAARSLSHLTATFEPDTSRAAILAAQYESFVDSYYRLEPWFAGDRQDRAHAGATEGH; from the coding sequence GTGATCATTGCCCACGACCTCGGCACCACCGGGAACAAGGCCTCGCTGCACAGGGACGACGGCAGCACCGTCCACGCCGTCACGGTCAGCTATCCGGTCGATTTCCGTGTCGGTGGAATCGCCGAACAAGACCCTTTGACCTGGTGGAATGCCGTGGGCGAGGCCACCAGATCGTTGCTGGCCGTCACCGGGGTCGGACCGTCCGAGGTCTCCGTCGTGGGGATGTCCGGTCAGATGATGGGCGCCGTGTTCCTGGACGGAAATCACCGTCCCGTGCGCCCGGCGATGATCTGGGCCGATCATCGCAGTGTCGCGCAGGCCGTCGAACTGCAGCGCCGGGTCGGCATGGCCGCCGGATACGTGGAACTCGGACACCGCATAGATCCGACCTATTCGCTGACCAAGGTGATGTGGTTGCGCGACCACGAGCCGGACAGTTTCCGCCGGACGCGGTACGTATGCCAGGCGAAGGACTATGTGGTCGCCCTGATGACCGGAACCCTGGTGACCGACCCCTCCGATGCCTCGAGCACCAACGCCTATGCGCAGCGCACCGGTGTCTGGTCCACCCTGCTGCTGGACGCTGCCGGGATCGAGGCGGAGCTGTTCCCGCCGATCGTCCCGGCGACGACGGTGGTCGGTGGTCTGACCGCGCCGGCCGCGGCCCACCTCGGTCTGGTGCAGGGAACCGCGGTGGTGATCGGCGGCGGCGACGGTCCGATGGCCGCTACCGGGGCCGGTGTGATCGCCGCGTCCGATCCGCCCTACGTCAGCATGGGTTCCTCCTCCTGGATCTCGTGTGCCGCAACGTCTCCACTGCACGATCCGCAGATGCGCACCATGACCTTCGACCACGTCGTGCCCGGTCACTACGTGCCGACCGCGACCATGCAGGCCGGCGGCGCCAGTCTGTCCTGGGTGATGGATCTGTTCGGCGGGACCGACGAGGTGTACGCGCGGCTGTTGGCCGAGGCGGCCGGCGTGAGCGCCGCCGATGAGGACCTCTTCTTCCTGCCGCACCTGCTGGGTGAGCGGTCGCCGTACTGGAATCCGCGGGTGGCCGGCGGGTTCATCGGCGTGAAACGCCACCACGGCCCTGCGCACCTGGTGCGCGCGGTGCTGGAGGGTGTTGCGTTCAACCTCCGGACCTGCAAGGACGCCCTCACCGACAACGGCATCACGGTGGGTGCGATGGATGTAATCGGCGGCGGCGCCCGCAGCGACACCTGGATGCAGATCTTCGCCGACGTCTGGCAAGTGCCGGTCCGGCGCCGCAGCATCGTCGAGGAGGCGAACAGCCTGGGCGCCGCGATCACCGCGGCGGTCGGTGTCGGTCTGGTCCCCGGTTTCGACGCCGCACGGTCGTTGTCGCACCTGACGGCCACATTCGAACCGGACACCAGCCGGGCGGCAATCCTTGCTGCCCAGTACGAATCGTTCGTCGACTCCTATTACCGACTCGAGCCGTGGTTCGCCGGCGATCGCCAGGACAGGGCCCACGCCGGCGCGACGGAGGGGCACTGA
- a CDS encoding shikimate dehydrogenase: protein MPTAARPSALHRMRFVGADTGKSSILTLFPVWSQMLGLDAELLPLDIPIGAPAGRFRDAVTAMRSDGQCVGALVTTHKISLYAAARDLFDEVDPFGTECGEVSSIAFRDGRTLGAAKDPITAGLSLREFLSDNHFADGAQVLCLGAGGAGTAIGWYLAQRRDAPSRLTFVDTAADRLDHLAAVVAPHATRSTLETLRPDEVDISARLGALPSGSVVINATGMGKERPGSPVPGSAVFPADAVVWDLNYRGSLEFLVHARTQEQDRRLTVVDGWRYFIHGWTQVIAEVFGIPMPPERVEELAAAADGLRR, encoded by the coding sequence ATGCCGACCGCTGCGCGCCCGTCCGCCTTGCACCGCATGCGGTTCGTCGGAGCCGACACCGGCAAGTCATCGATCCTGACGCTGTTCCCGGTGTGGTCGCAGATGCTCGGTCTGGACGCCGAGTTGCTCCCGCTCGACATACCTATCGGAGCTCCGGCCGGTCGCTTCCGCGACGCCGTCACCGCCATGCGGTCCGACGGACAGTGCGTCGGAGCGCTCGTCACCACCCACAAGATCTCGCTGTACGCGGCGGCCCGTGATCTGTTCGACGAGGTGGACCCGTTCGGGACGGAGTGCGGCGAGGTGTCCTCCATCGCCTTCCGTGACGGGCGCACGCTGGGTGCCGCCAAGGATCCGATCACCGCGGGCCTGTCGTTGCGGGAGTTCCTGTCCGACAACCACTTCGCGGACGGTGCCCAGGTGCTGTGCCTGGGCGCCGGTGGTGCGGGTACGGCGATCGGCTGGTACCTGGCACAGCGGAGGGACGCACCCTCACGGCTCACCTTCGTCGACACCGCGGCCGACCGACTCGATCACCTGGCAGCCGTGGTGGCGCCGCACGCCACCCGCTCGACGCTCGAGACGCTACGCCCGGACGAGGTCGACATCTCGGCGCGGCTGGGAGCACTCCCGTCCGGTTCGGTGGTCATCAACGCAACCGGGATGGGGAAGGAACGTCCCGGTTCACCCGTGCCGGGCTCCGCGGTGTTCCCGGCGGACGCGGTGGTCTGGGACCTCAACTACCGCGGCAGCCTGGAGTTCCTGGTCCATGCCCGCACCCAGGAGCAGGATCGCCGGTTGACGGTCGTCGACGGATGGCGCTACTTCATCCACGGCTGGACGCAGGTGATCGCCGAGGTGTTCGGGATCCCGATGCCTCCCGAGCGGGTCGAGGAACTGGCCGCGGCGGCGGACGGACTGCGACGGTGA
- a CDS encoding NAD(P)-dependent oxidoreductase, which yields MTATAAPTVLVSTRSFSTGDRDLVGELTAAGLRVVRVATDHDPSALAPDLRTATAWIAGTAPVTAELVAAAPALRVIARYGVGVESVDVAAADRAGVIVTNTPGANSEAVSEHTVALVFAALRRVADGDARVRCGDWTVSRGRQLAGGVAAVIGFGRIGRGTAGRLTALGCRVLVHDPYVDAAAISADGHEASDLDGIRRRADVVVLHSPGGALLVDRAWLADCREGQLIVNTARADLVDEHALAEALHGGRLFAYAADTLGSESRSDHVSPLLDPALHDRVTITPHLGAQTTEAVDGMGGMAVEAVLAVLAGRAPEHRVHPPTSVASATSTPPDPIGRGSTPLEA from the coding sequence ATGACCGCGACCGCTGCGCCGACGGTGCTGGTCAGCACGCGGTCCTTCTCGACCGGTGATCGAGACCTGGTGGGCGAGTTGACCGCGGCCGGCCTGCGCGTCGTCCGCGTCGCCACCGATCACGATCCGTCCGCACTCGCACCGGACCTGCGCACTGCGACGGCCTGGATCGCCGGGACGGCTCCGGTGACCGCTGAACTGGTCGCTGCAGCGCCGGCGCTCCGGGTGATCGCCCGCTATGGGGTGGGGGTCGAATCTGTCGACGTGGCCGCCGCCGACCGGGCCGGGGTGATCGTCACCAACACCCCGGGTGCCAACAGCGAGGCGGTCAGCGAACACACCGTCGCCCTGGTGTTCGCCGCCCTGCGACGCGTTGCCGACGGCGACGCCCGGGTCCGCTGCGGTGACTGGACGGTGAGCCGGGGACGTCAACTCGCCGGGGGCGTCGCTGCGGTGATCGGATTCGGCCGGATCGGCCGTGGTACCGCCGGCCGGCTCACCGCCCTCGGCTGCCGGGTGCTCGTGCACGACCCGTACGTCGACGCTGCTGCCATCAGCGCGGACGGGCACGAGGCGTCCGACCTGGACGGCATCCGTCGGCGCGCCGACGTGGTGGTGCTGCACTCACCGGGCGGCGCGCTGCTGGTGGACCGCGCGTGGCTGGCCGATTGCCGGGAGGGCCAGCTGATCGTCAACACTGCCCGTGCCGACCTCGTCGACGAACATGCGCTGGCCGAGGCACTGCACGGCGGTCGGCTGTTCGCTTATGCCGCAGACACTCTCGGTTCCGAGTCGCGATCCGATCACGTCTCCCCACTGCTCGATCCGGCGCTGCACGACCGGGTGACGATCACCCCCCACCTGGGGGCCCAGACCACCGAGGCGGTCGACGGGATGGGCGGGATGGCGGTGGAAGCGGTGCTGGCGGTGCTGGCCGGCCGAGCGCCGGAACACCGGGTCCACCCCCCGACCTCCGTCGCATCTGCGACCTCGACGCCGCCTGACCCCATCGGCCGGGGTTCGACGCCCCTGGAGGCCTGA
- a CDS encoding ABC transporter permease, with protein MATRISQGLQQLLAFGTLIVLLAFFSWRSPNFFTESNITSILLSTTVIGILAVGTTLVIITGGIDLSIGTGMALSAVITGLLLRDADVTVLVGVLGGVATGALIGLINGFNVAYLKLPAFIATLATMLIAGGLALVFADVQPIYLDTVPGFPEIALGSIGFKIPNAVYILFALALVFGLILSKTTLGRMTYAIGSNEEATRLSGINTRRWTLAIYALAGVATGLAGVVIASQLRSAQPQTGMGYELQAIAAVVIGGTSLLGGRGTILGTVIGALIMSVLINGLRILSIQPEWQNVVVGAVVLFAVFTDQLRKRRAEGGG; from the coding sequence ATGGCCACCCGAATCAGTCAGGGCCTGCAGCAGTTGCTGGCCTTCGGCACCCTGATCGTGCTGTTGGCTTTCTTCTCGTGGAGGAGCCCGAACTTCTTCACCGAGTCGAACATCACCTCGATCCTGCTGTCCACCACGGTGATCGGCATCCTGGCCGTCGGCACCACGCTGGTGATCATCACCGGCGGCATCGACCTGTCGATCGGTACCGGCATGGCGCTGAGCGCGGTGATCACCGGGCTGCTGCTCAGAGACGCCGACGTGACGGTGCTCGTCGGTGTGCTCGGCGGTGTCGCGACCGGCGCGCTGATCGGCCTGATCAACGGCTTCAACGTCGCCTACCTCAAGCTGCCAGCCTTCATCGCCACACTGGCGACCATGCTGATCGCCGGCGGTCTGGCACTGGTCTTCGCCGACGTCCAGCCGATCTACCTGGACACGGTCCCGGGCTTCCCCGAGATCGCCCTGGGCAGCATCGGTTTCAAGATCCCGAACGCGGTCTACATCCTGTTCGCCCTGGCGCTCGTCTTCGGACTCATTCTGTCCAAGACCACCCTGGGCCGGATGACGTACGCCATCGGCAGCAACGAGGAGGCCACCCGACTCTCGGGCATCAACACCCGCCGCTGGACGCTGGCCATCTACGCCCTCGCCGGGGTGGCCACCGGTCTCGCCGGCGTGGTGATCGCCTCCCAGCTGCGTTCGGCCCAGCCGCAGACCGGCATGGGCTACGAACTGCAGGCCATCGCCGCCGTCGTGATCGGCGGCACCTCACTGCTCGGCGGCCGCGGCACCATCCTCGGCACCGTCATCGGCGCGCTGATCATGAGCGTGCTGATCAACGGCCTCCGGATCCTGTCGATCCAGCCCGAGTGGCAGAACGTCGTGGTCGGCGCGGTGGTCCTCTTCGCCGTGTTCACCGACCAGCTCCGCAAGCGACGCGCAGAGGGCGGCGGCTAG
- a CDS encoding sugar ABC transporter ATP-binding protein, whose protein sequence is MSDTMATADPATGDESGIPLLEITDVSKAFPGVQALLDVNLELHSGEVLALVGENGAGKSTLMKILSGIYSKDSGEIVIDGRRVEIAGPAHAHELGISIIHQEMHLLPHLTVAQNIYIGREPKTGPWLHERALRTKTQELLDRLDIHLGPNLLVGSLTVAQQQMVEIAKALSYDSTRILIMDEPTSAISLAETEVLFTLIRSLRSRGVGIVYISHRMDELRQIADRLTVLRDGQYVGTRTLSDVTDDQVISMMVGRTLAAHQKQEAPASPDPGDVLLSVRGLSTKKLLNNVSFDVHKGEILGFAGLMGAGRTETARAVIGADPITAGEIWVRDRRVRITGPDVAVRNGIGYLPEDRKRQGLMLDQDVMFNLTMSSMKRYIVPPGIFSVRKAMKVAKEYIAALRIKTPSARSKVKNLSGGNQQKVVIGKWLARDCDVLIFDEPTRGIDVGAKEEIYKLLQQLAADGKAVVVISSELPEVLRLAHRIIVMSNGSITGRLEAIDADQEKVMQLATKLVDPLETT, encoded by the coding sequence ATGAGCGACACCATGGCCACCGCAGATCCGGCAACCGGTGACGAGAGCGGGATCCCGCTGCTGGAGATCACCGACGTCTCCAAGGCGTTCCCTGGCGTGCAGGCCCTGCTGGACGTCAACCTGGAGTTGCACAGCGGCGAGGTGCTGGCCCTGGTCGGCGAGAACGGCGCCGGCAAGTCGACGCTGATGAAGATCCTCTCCGGGATCTATTCGAAGGACTCCGGCGAGATCGTCATCGACGGCCGACGGGTCGAGATCGCGGGCCCTGCCCACGCACACGAGTTGGGCATCAGCATCATCCACCAGGAGATGCACCTGCTGCCGCACCTGACGGTGGCGCAGAACATCTACATCGGCCGCGAGCCGAAGACCGGCCCGTGGTTGCACGAGCGGGCGCTGCGCACCAAGACCCAGGAGCTGCTCGACCGGCTGGACATCCACCTCGGACCGAACCTCCTGGTCGGTTCGCTGACGGTGGCGCAGCAGCAGATGGTGGAGATCGCCAAGGCCCTCTCCTACGACTCGACCAGGATCCTGATCATGGACGAGCCGACCTCGGCGATCAGCCTGGCCGAGACCGAGGTGCTGTTCACCCTGATCCGCTCGCTCCGCTCGCGCGGGGTGGGCATCGTCTACATCTCGCACCGGATGGACGAACTGCGGCAGATCGCCGACCGGCTCACGGTGCTGCGCGACGGTCAGTACGTCGGCACCCGGACGCTGAGCGACGTCACCGACGACCAGGTGATCAGCATGATGGTCGGCCGGACGCTCGCGGCACACCAGAAGCAGGAGGCACCGGCCTCCCCCGATCCGGGCGACGTCCTGCTGTCGGTCCGCGGGCTCAGCACCAAGAAGTTGCTGAACAATGTCTCCTTCGACGTGCACAAGGGCGAGATCCTCGGCTTCGCGGGTCTGATGGGCGCCGGGCGCACCGAGACCGCGCGGGCCGTGATCGGCGCCGATCCGATCACCGCCGGCGAGATCTGGGTGCGCGACCGTCGGGTCAGGATCACCGGACCCGACGTCGCCGTGCGCAACGGCATCGGGTACCTGCCCGAGGATCGCAAGCGTCAAGGTCTGATGCTCGACCAGGACGTGATGTTCAACCTGACGATGTCGTCGATGAAGCGCTACATCGTCCCGCCCGGCATCTTCAGTGTGCGCAAGGCGATGAAGGTCGCCAAGGAGTACATCGCTGCTCTGCGCATCAAGACGCCGTCCGCCCGGTCCAAGGTCAAGAACCTCTCCGGCGGCAACCAGCAGAAGGTCGTCATCGGGAAGTGGTTGGCGCGCGACTGCGACGTGCTGATCTTCGACGAGCCGACCCGCGGTATCGACGTCGGCGCCAAGGAAGAGATCTACAAGCTGCTGCAGCAACTGGCCGCCGACGGCAAGGCCGTCGTCGTCATCTCCTCGGAACTGCCCGAGGTGCTGCGGCTCGCCCATCGCATCATCGTGATGTCCAACGGCAGCATCACCGGCCGCTTGGAAGCCATCGACGCCGACCAGGAGAAAGTCATGCAATTGGCCACGAAGCTCGTCGATCCGCTGGAGACGACATGA
- a CDS encoding glucose-6-phosphate isomerase family protein: MNAVITEPGNLTLGTDGSMLGRTAGYEKFLGDMTGVYCDSGAFAEQLDQHGADHLVYSVAEHRADDGPGALIVGTSTLLPGAYGDEFAVTRGHLHAKADRAELYHCLSGHGVMLLETVDGESRAVELVAGQAVHVPGHWVHRSINVGAEPFVTLFCYSADAGQNYDLISRAGGMATMVVRDGDGWKALPNPDHTGYSL, translated from the coding sequence ATGAACGCAGTGATCACGGAACCCGGCAACCTGACTCTCGGCACCGACGGTTCGATGCTGGGCCGCACCGCCGGTTACGAGAAGTTTCTCGGCGACATGACCGGCGTCTACTGCGACAGCGGCGCGTTCGCCGAGCAGTTGGATCAACACGGCGCCGATCACCTCGTGTACTCCGTCGCCGAACACCGCGCCGACGACGGCCCCGGCGCACTGATCGTCGGCACCAGCACTCTGCTACCTGGCGCGTACGGCGACGAGTTCGCCGTGACCCGTGGGCATCTGCACGCCAAGGCCGATCGCGCAGAGCTGTACCACTGTCTGTCCGGGCACGGCGTCATGCTGCTCGAGACCGTCGACGGTGAGAGCCGGGCGGTGGAACTCGTCGCCGGACAAGCTGTCCACGTACCCGGACACTGGGTGCACCGCAGCATCAACGTCGGCGCCGAACCCTTCGTCACCTTGTTCTGCTATTCCGCCGATGCCGGCCAGAATTACGATCTGATCTCGCGTGCCGGCGGAATGGCCACAATGGTGGTCAGGGACGGCGACGGGTGGAAAGCTCTGCCGAATCCCGACCACACCGGGTACTCGTTGTGA
- a CDS encoding FadR/GntR family transcriptional regulator, with protein sequence MALTDEAIAKIKDMIVSGRLAPGAKLPREPDLAAELGLSRNSLREAVKALSVFRVLEVRQGDGTYVSSLEPAILLDAMGFLMEFHSDDSILQILQVRRILEPAATAMAARTRTAEQVTRLREMAGQDTLGTPVQDLVAHDLAFHSAIAATSGNPVLAGMLDSIAMPTSRARVWRGLTQQDAVASTIEQHLGIVEAIAAGDPVLAQARAVVHIAGVEEWITLARNLTS encoded by the coding sequence GTGGCACTGACCGACGAAGCGATCGCAAAGATCAAGGACATGATCGTGTCGGGCAGGCTCGCCCCTGGCGCAAAGTTGCCACGTGAGCCAGACCTGGCCGCTGAGCTCGGGTTGTCCCGCAACTCGTTGCGCGAGGCGGTGAAAGCCCTCTCGGTGTTCCGGGTGTTGGAGGTACGTCAGGGGGACGGAACCTACGTCTCGAGCCTCGAGCCGGCGATCCTGTTGGACGCCATGGGCTTTCTGATGGAGTTCCACTCAGACGACTCGATCCTGCAGATCCTCCAGGTGCGGCGGATCCTGGAGCCCGCAGCGACGGCGATGGCCGCGCGTACCCGCACTGCGGAGCAGGTGACCCGGTTGCGGGAGATGGCCGGGCAGGACACCCTCGGCACCCCGGTACAGGATCTGGTGGCCCACGACCTCGCATTCCACTCCGCCATTGCCGCGACCTCCGGCAATCCCGTGCTGGCGGGGATGCTCGACTCGATCGCGATGCCGACCAGCCGGGCCAGGGTGTGGCGGGGGCTCACCCAGCAGGATGCGGTCGCCAGCACCATCGAGCAGCATCTGGGGATCGTCGAGGCGATCGCGGCGGGCGATCCCGTGCTGGCGCAAGCCCGCGCTGTCGTGCACATCGCCGGCGTCGAGGAGTGGATCACGTTGGCCCGCAACCTGACCAGCTAA
- a CDS encoding RbsD/FucU domain-containing protein, translated as MLKNIDPLLTGRLLHLLDEMGHGDVLGLVDRNFPAYRYQVPVIDLRGADTATAASAVLSVFPLDSYVDDSIRRMQVDGAPEEITTATAALGAAAHAAEGRVVDVAGVERFAFYDQADRAMVIIQTGETVPYSCYLLKKGVV; from the coding sequence GTGCTGAAGAACATCGATCCGCTACTCACCGGACGGCTGCTGCACCTGCTGGACGAGATGGGGCACGGCGATGTGCTCGGCCTGGTCGACCGCAACTTCCCGGCCTACCGCTACCAGGTGCCGGTGATCGATCTGCGCGGTGCCGACACCGCCACGGCCGCATCCGCCGTGCTGTCGGTGTTCCCACTGGACTCCTACGTCGACGATTCGATCCGGCGCATGCAGGTCGACGGCGCACCCGAAGAGATCACTACTGCCACCGCCGCTCTCGGGGCAGCCGCCCATGCCGCCGAGGGACGGGTCGTCGACGTCGCCGGGGTGGAGCGGTTCGCGTTCTACGACCAGGCGGACCGCGCGATGGTGATCATTCAAACCGGCGAGACCGTCCCGTACAGCTGCTACCTGCTGAAGAAGGGCGTCGTATGA
- a CDS encoding ABC transporter substrate-binding protein, with translation MRTKKFTALLAGALVSVLVLSSCGKASDANTATPAAGSATPTAAASTSAAASTSGSASTSGSASTSASTSASGESSAPESSASGSGGAEITKASKPYKIALVSKGFQHQFWQAVNTGAKEEADKLGVTITFEGPAAETDLQGQLQMLQAAIDRKPDAIGFAALDPKACVPLMEAAQAAKIPVVEFDAGCDSEYPSNISKTDSLVAGALAATNMAKLMGDKGEIGIVGHSQINSTGVERRDGFVKEIETNHPNIKIVDIQYGDGDHLKSADIAKAMIAAHPNLTGLYGTNEGSAIGIVNGVKELGLPAGKITIVGFDSGQTQIDAIKSGAMAGAITQDPLGIGRSTVLSAVEVLEGQTPEKIVDTGSFWYDKTNLDDPKIAAVLYK, from the coding sequence GTGAGAACAAAGAAGTTCACCGCGTTGCTGGCCGGAGCCCTCGTCTCCGTGCTGGTGCTGTCCTCCTGCGGCAAGGCCTCCGATGCCAACACCGCCACCCCCGCAGCCGGTTCGGCGACGCCGACCGCAGCTGCGTCCACCTCCGCCGCGGCATCCACCTCCGGCTCGGCATCCACCTCCGGCTCGGCGTCCACCTCGGCGTCCACCTCGGCGTCCGGCGAGTCCTCGGCACCCGAGAGCTCGGCTTCCGGTTCGGGCGGCGCCGAGATCACCAAGGCGTCGAAGCCCTACAAGATCGCGCTGGTCTCCAAGGGCTTCCAGCACCAGTTCTGGCAGGCCGTGAACACCGGCGCGAAGGAGGAGGCCGACAAGCTCGGTGTCACCATCACCTTCGAGGGCCCGGCCGCAGAGACCGACCTCCAGGGCCAGTTGCAGATGCTGCAGGCCGCCATCGACCGCAAGCCGGACGCCATCGGGTTCGCAGCCCTGGATCCCAAGGCGTGCGTACCGCTGATGGAGGCGGCCCAGGCCGCCAAGATCCCGGTCGTCGAGTTCGACGCCGGCTGCGACAGCGAGTACCCCTCAAACATCTCCAAGACCGACTCGCTGGTGGCCGGTGCGCTGGCCGCCACCAACATGGCGAAGCTGATGGGCGACAAGGGTGAGATCGGCATCGTCGGGCACAGCCAGATCAACTCGACCGGCGTGGAACGGCGGGACGGCTTCGTCAAGGAGATCGAGACGAACCACCCGAACATCAAGATCGTCGACATCCAGTACGGCGACGGTGACCACCTGAAGTCGGCCGACATTGCCAAGGCCATGATCGCGGCGCACCCGAACCTGACGGGCTTGTACGGCACCAACGAGGGTTCGGCCATCGGCATCGTCAACGGTGTCAAGGAACTGGGCCTGCCCGCGGGCAAGATCACCATCGTCGGGTTCGACTCCGGCCAGACCCAGATCGACGCCATCAAGTCGGGCGCGATGGCCGGGGCCATCACCCAGGACCCGCTCGGCATCGGCCGCAGCACCGTGCTCTCCGCTGTCGAGGTGCTCGAGGGCCAGACCCCCGAGAAGATCGTCGACACCGGTTCCTTCTGGTACGACAAGACAAACCTCGACGATCCGAAGATCGCAGCTGTTCTGTACAAGTAA